From Nicotiana tabacum cultivar K326 chromosome 20, ASM71507v2, whole genome shotgun sequence, one genomic window encodes:
- the LOC142174344 gene encoding uncharacterized protein LOC142174344: MAITEECSSRIQSKLPQKLKDQSSFTIQISMVKHAVGRALCDLGASINLMPLSVFKQFGLGQPRPTTVILQLADNSLAHPEGVIKDVLVQVGSFIFPADFIILDYEPDQEVLFILGRPFLAMGRAIIDVSEGKMTIRVGDRVEVLNVYKALRLPAHYEELSIISMVESDATSLVPYMSLIDPLEQTLIGDEEDSEDEIMGEVEQLLDMSCSYVHGFRKFEELDR; encoded by the coding sequence ATGGCAATCACTGAAGAATGCAGCTCTAGAATCCAAAGCAAGCTACCTCAGAAATTGAAGGATCAAAGTAGTTTCACGATCCAAATATCGATGGTTAAGCATGCAGTGGGGCGAGCTTTATGTGATCTTGGAGCGAGCATCAATTTGATGCCGCTATCTGTGTTCAAACAGTTTGGGTTGGGTCAGCCACGCCCAACAACGGTAATACTACAGTTGGCTGACAACTCTCTTGCTCATCCTGAAGGAGTGATTAAAGATGTGTTAGTTCAAGTGGGTTCTTTCATATTCCctgctgatttcattatcttggactATGAGCCTGATCAAGAAGTCCTATTTATTTTGGGGCGTCCATTCTTAGCCATGGGCCGAGCTATTATTGATGTAAGCGAAGGAAAGATGACAATAAGAGTAGGTGATCGAGTGGAGGTATTGAATGTATATAAAGCACTCAGATTGCCAGCCCACTATGAAGAGCTATCCATAATTTCTATGGTTGAAAGTGATGCTACATCCTTAGTGCCTTATATGAGCCTTATAGATCCCCTTGAACAAACTTTGATTGGGGATGAAGAAGACAGTGAAGATGAAATAATGGGAGAAGTTGAGCAATTACTTGATATGTCCTGCAGTTATGTCCATGGGTTCagaaaatttgaggagttggataGGTGA